From the Aspergillus puulaauensis MK2 DNA, chromosome 1, nearly complete sequence genome, the window ATCAAGTCCAATATGTCCAAGTTATGAACCTTGCCCTCACCTAACACTCGCGGGATGCATGAGTAATTATACCGCAATTAGTTTCACAGTGTTCACTAATCACTATATCTTTTGGTCCCAGCCGTGTGGGCCCGTATCCATTTGTCTGCAAAGATTGGATCCCGCTCGGGCAGAGTCTTGGACAGCGGCATCACAGTTCCACCGCTGCTCTTTGTAATCCAAACATATTTCAGTAAAACTCTCCGCGACTAACATGAGATTTGTCATCGTCATgatatagttaactaactaatttACGTAGTTACGTAGTTCGTTGCTAGAGTTCCCACAAAAccatccccttcccctccaacGTCGTCTACGCCCTTTACCAACAACCCTGACCTGGTCCATCCTCTCAAAATGTCTACCCAAAAAGCCGTCGTCATCGCATCGGAGAAGCAGGGCGGTCTTGTCACCGACAGACCTATCCCCGCCCTCCGAGATGACTACATCTTGGTCAAAACCGTCAGTGTGGCTCTGAACCCCACCGACTGGAAGCacatcgccttcctcgcaCCCGTCGGCGTACTCGTCGGCTGCGATTACGCCGGCGttgtcgaggaagtcggcaAGGACGTCAAGAAGCCATTCAAAAAGGGCGACCGCGTTTGCGGGTTCGTGCACGGGTCCAACGCCGTGCAGCCCGAAGACGGCGCATTCGCAGAGCACATTGTCGCCAAGGGCGACGTGCAGATGAAGATCCCGGATAACCTCAGCTTTGAAGAAGCCGCCACTCTGGGTGTCGGTATCCTCACTGTCGGTCAGGGCCTGTACCAGAGCTTGAAGCTCGCTCTCCCCACTGAGCCTACCAAGACTGCTGCGACGGTCCTTGTTTACGGCGGCTCAACGGCCACTGGTACACTGGCTATCCAATTCGCCAAGCTATCCGGCTATACGGTTATTACGACCTGCTCTCCGCACAACTTCGATCTGGTGAAGAGTCTCGGCGCGGATGAAGTTTTCGACTACAGGGATCCCAACTCTGCCGCGAAGATCCGCGAGTACACCAACGACAACCTCCAGCTTGTCTTCGACACGATCTCTCTTGAATCTAGCGCAAAGTTCTGCGACAATGCGATATCTACCAAGGGCGGCGAATACAGCGCCcttttggttgttgggatTGAGCGTGAGAACGTCAATGACCGCTGGACTCTAGGATATACCGCCGTTGGGGAGTACTTCGAGTTTGGCCAGACTCCGTTCCCTGCCAAGCCCGAGGATAAGGAGTTTGCTGAGAAGTGGGTTCCTATTGCGACAAAGCTTCTGGCGGATGGCAAGGTGAAGGTGCATAAGCCCAAGGTCTCCCCAGGAGGGCTGAAGGGTGTTTTGGAGGGCTTGGAGCTGTTGAAGCAGGATAAAGTGAGTGGGGAGAAACTGGTGTATAATGTTGCGGACACTCCGTGAAGTGTTGTAATGAATGTGCCCGGGGACACACTTCTGAAATTTATATAACGAATTGAAATCTCTATACGTATTTCAAGCCTTCCTTCAATACTTGGACGAACCTCGGCTGCTTCAATGCGATGACGACATCGACAGCCGGGTCTTCCGCAGCCAATCACATTCAAGGATGAGAACGCTGCGGGCTCAGTTGCCCGTTTAGGATTAGACTCCGCCTGAAGGTTCCGCTCCACTCTATACAAGATGCTTTTCAATCACAACCAGTTCAAGCGCCACATTACGGAAAATTCGTACATATAAAGGGTGTAGATATCCTCCAGGTAGCACCCTACTGTgtatcttttatttcttttcattGCTAGCATGTTCAACTACAACAAAGTTCTCGTTATCGGTGCCACCTCCGGCATCGGCAAAGCCCTTGCTACAAGGCTGGTTGAGAATAACATCCCCTTGGTTATATCCGGTCGCCGCGAGGAGAACCTTAGGGAGTTTGCTAGTCAACATGGTAGTGACAAGGTGAAAACCAAAGTCTTCGATGTGACCAAGCTGGACGaagtaagatatatatctatcaaAGCCTACAGCTGAGATATCTAATTAACCGCTTAGGTCCCTCAATTTACATCAGAGGTCCTCAGCGAGAATCCCGACATCGACTGCATCTTCATAAACTCCGGAATCCAGCGGCCTTTTGATTTCTCCAAACCCGATACCGTCGACCTATCCATTTTTGACCAGGAGCTGGTGACAAACTACACCTCCGCGGTTCACCTCACCAAGGCATTTCTCCCGCATTTGCAGTCACAGAAGAAACAAACCGCTCTTGCCTTTACTACCTCGCAAATGGCTCTCGTGCCAATGATGCGCTGTCCCAACTACGGCGCCTCCAAGGCAGCTCTTCACCACTTCATCCTAGCCCTTCGGacccagctgcaggatggccCTGGCAATGTGCGGGTTCTGGAGATTTACCCGCCGGCCGTACAAACCGAATTGCATGATGCGAAACATCAGCCTGATTTGAAGGATGGCCATCTGATTGGCATGCCCTTGGATGAATTTACCGATGAGGTTTGGCATCGGCTAGGTCAAGGAGAGGATCAGATTGCTGTTGGCTCTGCAAGGGATATCTTTGAGGCGTTTGAGCTTAAGAGGCAGCAGCTTTACCAGGagatgacgacgatgttgTCGGGCCTGATCAAACAGTTTCTGCGGTAGCCAACTATAGAAGGACCTGGATGTACGGTGTAAAATGGACCTGCGAATTCTCTCATggttagttaatatatagacTGGGTTCTGACTAGTTAAACCTGAATCCCAGCAGGTTAACCCGACCTgacccaacccgtatgcatgtctattAGCAAGGGACCAAGAGGACAGCCAAAAAATTACTTCACACCACTATTCTGCACCTGCCAAGCCCTACTCAGTCACCTCTCTTAAGCTCAACTTCAGCGGACGTTTTGTCTATTTTAAGCTGCATTAGATTTCATAGCAACGGCCATTATACTCCCCAGGCGCAAAAAAAAACGGTCAGGCAGGCAGTCTAGGCCTGTGAATAGGCTCTCTCAGGTGGGCTGGCCTGCAGCTGAGCAACGCACTCATTCGCAGCTAATAATATCCCCGTTGGCGCTTAGATCATGGAGATGACATCCCGCGACCATGTATTGCCGCACTCTGACCTCCTTTTTAGCCAACCTCACCAACTCAACCACCGACACAGGGCAACCACATATACACAACCTGCCCGGACATCGTGGTTAGAGCTCCGTCCAGAACTTGATAACGTGTTCTTGAGACAGCCACTGCCCACTGAGGAAGAACACGATATTGAGACTCCAGCAGAGGAGCTTCGGTTTCTGGCGGAGGATGTTTGGCGGGTCCACCCAATGTTGAGTAACATAAGAACAGTGTCAATTAATTCGCTCTAGTTAGCCAGGCCTGACTGTTTGCCATTTAGGGTAAGGGCCCACTGTCCATTTCTGGTTTAGTCTCCGCAGCTGCTGCCGAGTCTCTTTTTCTATCAGCCCAGCCTGAGATCCTGCATTCTGCTCACCATCAACCTATCATCAACCTATCATCGTAAATAAATGGACCCCAAACCGTTACAAATGACCCTGCGCCGGGCCTGCCAAGCCTGCGCCCGGGGGAAACGCCGTTGCGACCAGCGCTGGCCGCGTTGCAGCAGGTGCCAGGGGCGGCGAATAAACTGCGAATATGCCAATGTGCCTCTTACTGCAGAGTCTCCAGCCAATGCAGGGACCTCTCCCTCCATACCCCGGCCCCTGCAGATGGAAATCGTCAAGGGCTACGAGCAGCGGATCATCTCGCTTCTGGTAACCGGAGTCTCTTCTCTACCGTTACTCTTTGCAGAAAGCATGAAAACCCACTTCATTCACCCTGAGCTCTGGCCTGGCAAGCTGGCCCCGCCACCGATCCAGGACGTCCATGCCATCTGCCAACTCTACGCTCACTCTAACAACACCACTATTCTCCTCGCACTATTAAAACAGACATTGGCATATCACCACAGGCGAATATCAAGCCATGTCGACTTTGAGGGTCTGCTCGCTTCCGCGCAGGCTTTGCTCCTTACACAATGCATGCTCATCGGCATAGAGAACCCGTCCATTCCTTACTCCGAAGCAAACCACGCATTGCTGCTCGCTGTTAGCCACAAGTTATGGCAACAAGCTCCGATCCAGTTGCCCAGCACTCTCAGTCCCAGACGCGCGTGGATCCTTGCCGAAAGTGTGCGGCGCACTATCATTGTTGGCTTCATGTTGCGGAGTGTGTACTCtctcaagaagagaaactACTCCGTACGCACTCCATTTGTGGACTCCCTTCCATTCGACATTCGTACGTCGCTGTGGGATGAAACTAGTGACAGTTTTATCAATGGGGTGGATAACCCGGCTGATTCGATAGTGTCGCTTCATCAGTATtcggggatgttggagaaCGGTCTAGTCCATGGAATTCCCCCTTTTGGTGGGTTAATCCTCGCAGCCTGTAGGGGGAaggcggttgaggatatTCCATATCCTTCTCTGCCTGGGGATGCGCTCTAACACTGGCCGTGGCGTCGTACTTTCATACGCGGCTCATCGCGTACACCCAATCTCAATATCGGCAGATCATCTGTTGCTTTATTTGTCTACGTCGGCAGTTTCCAACTCCAAATAATCCATCTGTTGTATACCTTCCGACCTCATGGTTCTCAGTCTCGTAAGTATAGTAGTGGAATGCAGATGGTGTTTCCCTACATGCTGGTTGGGCTTTCTTGCCGTCGCACTGATCATCGTTCATCTCCCCATGCAGCTGCAAACAAAGAGCTTCAATCTCGTATACCTGTTCAATGAGCCCGCCGTGCTGGTAAGCGCATGTCCCGTGTCCCCCGCTGCAGCGACAACATCACAcctggagcagcaggaggcaCAACAACGGCGATCGCGTGGATAGTGAACATAGCCTGGGCAGTATCCTTGACTTGTTGGATGCATGGAAAGTCGAACATATAAATTGGTTTACGGCAGGGCTTTACCAAACATGGGGAATGTTGGTCATATCATGGAGTATATCCCAGGCTCATAGGCAACAAACAAGGATATCATCAACTTGAAGCATCGGGTCATTTGCATTTACAACAGACATAGCATTATCTGCAATACTGTATTACCTCAATACGCAGGCCACCCTGTTCTGATGTGGCAGTTATTCTCAGCGTGAGGCGACTTAAGACGTGGGTCAACGATCTGCTTTTGCGATGATGCTTTTTATAGAATGAGCAGCTGTCACAGGTGTTTGTCTCCAATTGAATAGGGCGTAACCTATCCGCAACGTGTAGACGCTTGAAGGATCACGTcagtcgccatcatccaaTGCAGTAAGCCTGTGCGTTTTGCAGTGATCAACGTCTGCTGCGACTTCCCGCTCCCTATCGATGTTTGTTTGAGGGATATCTCGGCGCTTCAGCACATTTTCTAcaaagatcatcaaggctACATCAAGGCTAGACGTGGGATTCAACTTGTCCTGGGTGTGACTCACGCCACTAACGGCTGAACTGTAAACCCTGAGGATGTCGTAAACGGGCTTTCGCTAGTCGCTTTGGCTTGACTGGTGAGGAGTAAAGCCCTAATCGAAGAACATGAATGCTCCACGCCGAGAGCTCCCACTTCCTATCAGGAGCCAAAAACGGGGATCCTGAGCCGGAAATACGCAGGAAACAAACACTGAATGGAGCCTTAACAAGAGCCATACCCGGGCCAGCCTCGTCCGAAGAGATTCGCCCCATCAATGTCAGTTTCCAGGCCTGCAGCTCTACCCAGAGTCCCAGACCATCCCAGGCTCCTTGCCAAAACTTGCCCCTCGCTTGCCAGAGTCGATCGACATGCAGCATCCGTATTCTCTGCTCCGGACCCAACAGCATTGCAAACGAGGTTTTGGGAAGTCCCCACACAATAAGTGGTAGAACTTTGTCTGGCTGCGACAATAGATCAGTAGCCTCATTGCAGTATCTGCATCGTCGTCGAAACAAGGCCAGGCGATGTAACAATCTTCCTCGTACAAACAGACCAGCCAGGCAGTGTCCAGTCTGGCCTCGCGGGGCCAGCGCCATCCGTGTAACACGAAGACGCACAGTGTCTGCTCAGTCGACCTGAAGGGTAATTTGGTACTTTTGATGAGTGTGACTCCCGTTTGGAAGCAGCTGAGAAGCGAGATATTATTGCCTTTCCTCGCGGAGTCTGATCAGCATATCCGTCGTGTAGGTGCAGGTTCTGATTCCGAATGGATCCCATAGTGCTGGCCAGCCTCTCTGTATCCGTCCTGCGAAGCCCCAGCGGGAGGATGCAATCACCACGGTTTGGGCAGGGGCTTCGCAGGGGATAAGATTGTGAGAAGAGCAATTGGAGCAATACTGAGAGGACGGTGCTACGAAACTGAACgttttatattctagtaacTTCAAAGGAACTAGAAGCCGGAAATCTACGCAGTGCCATGATACGGATAATCGAACTCAATTTAGTCGTAAAAATCAGTCGCTTCTTCCCTGTACAtattcctcgtcatcttcatcttgtTTGTCCTCGACTTCAGtgtcctcctccatcttgttTTGGGTTTCGGCGTCATCCCCCAATATGTACATCGGTAGGACCTCGGCCCCTATGATCTCCCTTGCCCTGGGCGACGTGTCCGGAGAATAGCCATTGATACTATCCACATACACAAGTCCTGGGCGCGAAACAACGAGGATTTTGCGGCCCTTCCAGAAGTCCATCCTCGGCCTCCAGCAGTAAGGGTGAAGACCAACCAACTTCGAACGGTCATGGAAGATGCCACCCAGCTCCTTGATCCCTCGCAGAACAGGTTGGCCATTGATCCAGGTTTCGCACTTGATCATGGCCCGGACTGCCTTGCGGAAGATGTCGATAAGGTCATCGCGTCTCTTACTGACGAGCTCCGAGGTGTCCAGCTCTTTCAGCAACCAGCAAAAAGGCTCGCTGGCCAGCAGGTCATCCGCGAAtccagccaaagccgccTCGTGCCGTTCTGCGTTGTATTGCCCGTATTCGGGGTTGGGGCCATAGTGGCGGTTGTTGGAGTTTGCGAGGCGCTGCGTTTGCATCTTCCACAGGACGCCGTAGGTAGGGTTTGCTATTTGGCGACAAACATTTGATCAGACTCCAGAGCCAGCATTAGATTAAAGGTGGCCAGACTTACTCTTGTAGAACTCGTCAAAGAGATGCTTGAGCTTGCTTCCGAATTTTGGGTCCTCGTCTGGGTCATCCGGCGCCACCTTGCCATCGAAATACCAAAAGGGGTTCTCGAACAGGCGCTCATGCACAGTAAGATAGATTAGCAGCTCGCCTAGGACCTCGCCAAACCGTTCGGCTGCAGTGGGAGGGAGGATAGGACGCAACCGAGCCCAGTCCATCTGCACACAGAAGCCGTCAACGCTGGAAATCAGACGCCGGATCTGGTCGTCAGACAAGACATCGATGTCAGAGATCGAATATTGAGAACACCAATAGCGAGAATAGGTGAACATCTCCCAGTAAAAGCTACGCAAGCCGTCCGAGTCAAATGCCCATTCGGCGGCGCCTTCTCTGATGAGCTGGGTCACCCCTCCCAGCAGGCGGTGGTAGTCGGGTCGTTGGATGAAGCCCCCGCCGTACTTACTACGGAATTCTATCTCGGTCTCCATTTCTTTCTGGGTCTTCCAATAGTGGCTTGTAGCCGGCTCGAGGGGGACGGGGTGCAATACCTCCATGGCCTTCCTCTTCAGGGCCGAGCGAGTTTCAACCATAGTCGGGGAAGAGTAAGCGATGGTAGTCAAGGGGGAGAGATAAGAAAGTAAAGGAAATGGACATGACTGCCATCCCGTTATGCTCAAACTCTTAAATAAATGTTTGCTGCTGTGCCCCGTTCTTTGTGGCCAGATCCGGACAAAGCAGCCCCCCTCGGGTGTCCTGCAAATaccctcttccaccggcCCCCAGCGAGCAGCAAACAGCATCCTGGATCAACGCGCGTTCGTCGCATGCAATGGCCCCGTCCCAGTGAACACGGGTATGTGCAGGGCCGTCGCGCTCTCCTTGCTTTATTGGCACCACTGGCAGGGCGACCTTCTGCCCTGGCCCCGGACGAAATGCCGCAGCACCTTGTCTGTACACGGCTTGGTTTCTttcagcagccttcttcttttccaaaCTCAAAGgcttcccttcttcttcttctgtgtcGACTTTCCCTCAGCTGCTCTTTGTGTTTATCACGGCTTTCTCTAATCCGGCCCCCCACAATcatggctgctgcagagcGAAAGATCATCGTCGGTATCGACTACGGAACCACCAAGACTTGTAAGTTTATCTCTTTCACGACGCTGCCAGACAAGAGAGTGGAGGATAGATGGTAATTATGCTTTGACCAGGTGTGGCGTACGCACTATGGGACCCGAACAATCCGGCGAGAACCGGGGCCACCACAATGGACTGGAATGGGAACCCAAGCACACCGTCAAAGCTTGCATATGGCCAGAACGAGAGAGTCTTCTGGGGTCGCGATGCAGAGACTGTGGTGCCCGGATACACCTGGAGCAAGGTTCTGCTCGACCCTGAGCAACACCATGACGGCCACCAGACCGGGGTATTGTCCAGCCTCGTAAGGAACGGGGTTCTGCGTCTGGGCCCACCGCGAAAGCAAGAGCGCGTTATCGTTGACTTCCTGGGGGCGTTGCGCATCCAGATCAGCACAGCTCTGGAAAATACGTACCAAACCCTACCACCGGTCGAATGGCGGTTCAGTATTCCAGCGGTATGGGATCAACAACCTCGACAGCGGATGATAACGGTCATCACTGAGGCTGGCTACCTCTCTGACCCATTGCACTCTGTCTTTTTAATCACCGAggcggaggctgcggcgaTTTCCACCTTTCACCGCGCGCCCAACCTTCAGGTCGGCCTCCTTGATCTCTCCCAGGTGCTCCTTTACTTTTCCGCTGACATACGGTTGTGGAAAACTAGTTCTACCAGGAATTCAGGTTCCTCGTCTGCGACTGTGGAGGGGGGACATCGGTAAGTAGGCCTGTATATGTCCCAACCATGGACCCTAGTCAGGCTGATCTTTCGTAAGGATATCACCGCAATGTCCGTCCAGAACAGGGTTTCCGGCCTCCAGTATACCCAGATAGCAGCCAGTACTGGTATGATGACCGCATCCCCAGGTATAGTCCAACACTATACCGAGACCACTGACACCCCATATAGGTATGCGCATTGGGGGAGCTGAGGTGGACTGCAAGCTGCTTGAGTTACTGGAAGCAGAGCACCGCGCGCAGGGCACCACGTTCGCCGATATGATGGCAGACCCTCTTAATGTTGCCAATGTGATGGGTTCCATTGAGCAGGTGAAGGTTAACTTTTCTGGGTGTGAACAACGCATCCTCGACCTCCCAACTGGCCAGGTGGTCCTGAGCCCCGAGAAAATCAAGCAGGCGTTGGACCCAGTTGTGGAACAGATTATAATTCTCGTTATACGCACGATCAACGCGGCCACGAAGTATCACCAGCCGTTGAACTTGGATGTTTGTATATCCTACATCGGCGTCCTTGCTGGTGCACAGACGGCTAACGTCTATCTACCAGAGGGTGCTCCTCGAGGGAGGGTTCGGGCAGTCTCCATATCTGAGGGCCAGACTAAAGCAACGGCTTGATGGACTCTGCCCGCTGGAGGAACACAACCAGTACTGGTGAGCTGTTCTTTTCCCGCTCTATACCCGCATCTGGGCCTCCACTAATCCGCCAGGGCACCCTCCGTTGCGTACGGCGCGACCCTAAGCGGGCTTGAAGCCGCGCGACGTGTGAGTGCCTTGTGTACTCGTCATTTCGGTCTACAGTCTGTGTGCGTGCCACCCGTTGGTACAATTGGCGGCGTGACGCAGCACGTTCCTTGCTGGATCCTCAAAAGGGTCTGCACATATCATCCCCTGAACATCCTAGTCGACCCCCAACTAACCCAACCACAGAACGAAAGGCTCCAGGAGGGCCGTCATGGAAGCGTGGATATTACACTTACTCATCAAGAAAACGACTCTCTCGCAAAGGGAATTATGGTCATTGCAGCCGAGCGCTGCGACATGCCTCCGGAGGTGATCGGCCAGCGTAAGTAACATCGTCAATGACTCCCTGCCTTTGCTGATGCGCAGTGTGTGCCGCATTTACCTCTGCTGATATCGAACTAGCCATTATAGCAATGGGCATGATTCCCTGTCATTTGAACCAGGTAACTCTGGCCAATGCGGGCCAGTTTCCAATCGACGGCCGAGTGCACTACTTCCCCACGGTCACCGTCCATTGGAACATAGCGAGTCTGAATGATGGTAGGAAGGAAGTCAACTTCAACGTGACAGCGTTTGGACGGGCACTTGGGAATGATTCAGTTATTGTTCCGTCGTGAAGTCTGCCCGGCGTACTCGCATCGGTCTCGCGTCCGTACCGTCGGGGAAAGGACCTGACAAACTGCTGCGTGAGAAACGGGTTCATTCTTTGATGGAGACCTTGTTCAGGTGGCTATCTATTAGTTTATGGTACTACAGTCTAAGGCACTACCGTTTCCTTTGTAATCAAGTATATCTCTCGTATCGTTGGTGCTAGATCACCCCTTCGTCTGGTTACAAATCACCACGTCTCTCCTTAATCCCGATAACAAGTTTGCTCCCTGCCATAGTGTATTCATAGGTGAAGCTGAATTGGAACAGAACGTCATTAGTAACAGCAGGTAAGTCTTTCCACGCGCCTCTCGGGTCAATAAACACAGTTTATAGGACGTCAGTATTGAAGTTCGTTACTTTAACTCTATCTTCCGGCCATCACTCGCCAGCATGATGAAACTTATAACCTTCGGGTGCTTTTCGACGGAGATACTTCGGCCAGAACTTACAGAGATGTTGAAGTCGAATCGGATCACTCGGCATTGGAGGCCTCGGCGTCTACAAGAACGCAGCCACGTGTGAAACCAAAGTTCGCCACTGGCACTGCAATAACTGGTAGTGGAGTGAAGACAGGAGAGAAATTGACTGTACCTAGTATTGCTTTGGGCTCGATGTGGTACTTGCAATTACGCATCTCAGACGCAGGGGTTCGGGTCGACGCATATTGCATGGAACGGAATGAAGGATCTCCGGTGCTATTGGGGCCAAGTCAGACTTTAGGAGCACACATGGAGACAGATCAGACTGTGAAAAAGGAGAATATAGAGGGCACTGGAGTTTGTTGAGTCCATGTGGAAGAGAGGGAGCTGGCCAATCAGAGGCCGAGAATGCTCTCTTTTGTCACGTGATCGCGACAGGCCCTTATTCCAGATCGGGCATGCCGTTGATTATGGGGACATGATGCATGCAGGCTAAAAGTACGATTGCAGGAAGACACGTGGTTATGAGAGACAGAAATTGATGAGTCCTGTTGTTTACCTGTCTACCTATTTGCTGTTGAGTTGTGTATACGGTATACCTGTAGAAACCCCAGACAGTTTTACGAAGTGGCTTGATATGGGATGACCATATATGAccaatggccattgccatCTGCCAGGTCTCTTAAGATTGCCTGAATTTGCGATTATATGTGTTATAATGGAAATGTCATTAATCCGGCCGTGCT encodes:
- a CDS encoding putative short-chain dehydrogenase/oxidoreductase (COG:Q;~EggNog:ENOG410QECW;~InterPro:IPR002347,IPR036291,IPR020904;~PFAM:PF00106,PF13561,PF08659;~go_function: GO:0016491 - oxidoreductase activity [Evidence IEA];~go_process: GO:0055114 - oxidation-reduction process [Evidence IEA]), whose translation is MFNYNKVLVIGATSGIGKALATRLVENNIPLVISGRREENLREFASQHGSDKVKTKVFDVTKLDEVPQFTSEVLSENPDIDCIFINSGIQRPFDFSKPDTVDLSIFDQELVTNYTSAVHLTKAFLPHLQSQKKQTALAFTTSQMALVPMMRCPNYGASKAALHHFILALRTQLQDGPGNVRVLEIYPPAVQTELHDAKHQPDLKDGHLIGMPLDEFTDEVWHRLGQGEDQIAVGSARDIFEAFELKRQQLYQEMTTMLSGLIKQFLR
- a CDS encoding Hsp70 family protein (COG:S;~EggNog:ENOG410PJ95;~InterPro:IPR013126,IPR043129); its protein translation is MAAAERKIIVGIDYGTTKTCVAYALWDPNNPARTGATTMDWNGNPSTPSKLAYGQNERVFWGRDAETVVPGYTWSKVLLDPEQHHDGHQTGVLSSLVRNGVLRLGPPRKQERVIVDFLGALRIQISTALENTYQTLPPVEWRFSIPAVWDQQPRQRMITVITEAGYLSDPLHSVFLITEAEAAAISTFHRAPNLQFYQEFRFLVCDCGGGTSDITAMSVQNRVSGLQYTQIAASTGMRIGGAEVDCKLLELLEAEHRAQGTTFADMMADPLNVANVMGSIEQVKVNFSGCEQRILDLPTGQVVLSPEKIKQALDPVVEQIIILVIRTINAATKYHQPLNLDRVLLEGGFGQSPYLRARLKQRLDGLCPLEEHNQYWAPSVAYGATLSGLEAARRVSALCTRHFGLQSVCVPPVGTIGGVTQHVPCWILKRVCTYHPLNILVDPQLTQPQNERLQEGRHGSVDITLTHQENDSLAKGIMVIAAERCDMPPEVIGQPIIAMGMIPCHLNQVTLANAGQFPIDGRVHYFPTVTVHWNIASLNDGRKEVNFNVTAFGRALGNDSVIVPS
- a CDS encoding Zn(II)2Cys6 transcription factor domain-containing protein (COG:S;~EggNog:ENOG410PXNS;~InterPro:IPR036864,IPR001138;~PFAM:PF00172;~go_function: GO:0000981 - DNA-binding transcription factor activity, RNA polymerase II-specific [Evidence IEA];~go_function: GO:0008270 - zinc ion binding [Evidence IEA];~go_process: GO:0006355 - regulation of transcription, DNA-templated [Evidence IEA]) yields the protein MDPKPLQMTLRRACQACARGKRRCDQRWPRCSRCQGRRINCEYANVPLTAESPANAGTSPSIPRPLQMEIVKGYEQRIISLLVTGVSSLPLLFAESMKTHFIHPELWPGKLAPPPIQDVHAICQLYAHSNNTTILLALLKQTLAYHHRRISSHVDFEGLLASAQALLLTQCMLIGIENPSIPYSEANHALLLAVSHKLWQQAPIQLPSTLSPRRAWILAESVRRTIIVGFMLRSVYSLKKRNYSVRTPFVDSLPFDIRTSLWDETSDSFINGVDNPADSIVSLHQYSGMLENGLVHGIPPFGGLILAACRGKAVEDIPYPSLPGDAL
- a CDS encoding zinc-binding alcohol dehydrogenase family protein (COG:C;~EggNog:ENOG410PMCP;~InterPro:IPR013154,IPR013149,IPR036291,IPR011032, IPR020843;~PFAM:PF00107,PF08240;~go_function: GO:0016491 - oxidoreductase activity [Evidence IEA];~go_process: GO:0055114 - oxidation-reduction process [Evidence IEA]), with protein sequence MSTQKAVVIASEKQGGLVTDRPIPALRDDYILVKTVSVALNPTDWKHIAFLAPVGVLVGCDYAGVVEEVGKDVKKPFKKGDRVCGFVHGSNAVQPEDGAFAEHIVAKGDVQMKIPDNLSFEEAATLGVGILTVGQGLYQSLKLALPTEPTKTAATVLVYGGSTATGTLAIQFAKLSGYTVITTCSPHNFDLVKSLGADEVFDYRDPNSAAKIREYTNDNLQLVFDTISLESSAKFCDNAISTKGGEYSALLVVGIERENVNDRWTLGYTAVGEYFEFGQTPFPAKPEDKEFAEKWVPIATKLLADGKVKVHKPKVSPGGLKGVLEGLELLKQDKVSGEKLVYNVADTP